In Janibacter sp. CX7, a single genomic region encodes these proteins:
- a CDS encoding DUF3043 domain-containing protein yields MFGRKKDDQPASPVDERPHREGAKNRPTPKRRDQEAARKRPLVQADRKGAKAADREARRENGRKMREAMVTGDDRHLPPRDKGPVRRFVRDAVDVRWNLGELLLPLMLAVLVLSLFAGTWATYVFLGVYVLILIAIVDVWLLWRRTKPKLLQRFGADTNLRGLAMYLAMRAFQMRRTRMPKPMVERGDTL; encoded by the coding sequence GTGTTCGGACGCAAGAAGGACGACCAGCCCGCCTCCCCCGTGGACGAGCGGCCCCACCGCGAGGGCGCCAAGAACCGGCCCACGCCCAAGCGGCGCGACCAGGAGGCCGCGCGCAAGCGTCCCCTCGTGCAGGCCGACCGCAAGGGCGCGAAGGCCGCCGACCGCGAGGCCCGCCGCGAGAACGGGCGCAAGATGCGCGAGGCGATGGTGACCGGCGACGACCGCCACCTGCCGCCGCGCGACAAGGGCCCGGTCCGTCGCTTCGTCCGCGACGCCGTCGACGTGCGCTGGAACCTCGGCGAGCTGCTCCTGCCGCTCATGCTCGCGGTGCTCGTGCTCAGCCTCTTCGCCGGCACGTGGGCGACCTACGTCTTCCTCGGCGTCTACGTCCTCATCCTCATCGCGATCGTCGACGTGTGGCTGCTGTGGCGTCGCACGAAGCCGAAGCTCCTCCAGCGCTTCGGCGCCGACACCAACCTGCGTGGTCTGGCCATGTACCTCGCGATGCGCGCCTTCCAGATGCGCCGCACGCGCATGCCCAAGCCGATGGTCGAGCGCGGCGACACGCTCTGA